Proteins encoded in a region of the Macrobrachium nipponense isolate FS-2020 chromosome 39, ASM1510439v2, whole genome shotgun sequence genome:
- the LOC135210093 gene encoding uncharacterized protein LOC135210093 isoform X2 yields MATTRQPFSSQSTMYILLDYTDEERSDEIEIINKALEDTIVIAGAVVGATRLPGVGVGLLGPPFARLLKLSSVRNNLPSVLSSLSRVFQELTPTTQGTETHMEVCAALDAIVAEAERFSPALTYPLQLLVLTWRPVPLMMETFTSALSLSHSKYLRAVHVVGIASVLHPDIGDDTPPGDAAGGVWVTGATYTADPYTFNALFKSWLSESKGTEPHVQLIFPSSPGEEQGEPLTLLLDMQEIMIDPLSLPSAIASRLIVHQNLYRTTSSTQGSNLPVVEMEVIKRVNASSFATALMGPPTYLLPTGATSLSFDKIWDNKLYVAKASQKLEEKNEALLARVVAPPDTVAAQAVIFPAPHCSALSMIHVVPCELMLAERHLEGRNSQLIVPEKGATARIPPTNISAVNHARGQRGGRVTPIRQVHPALMTQPLPASRSAGRYNRASGRMGQRALNAFQTSRARQD; encoded by the exons ATGGCTACCACACGACAACCTTTTTCTTCTCAGTCGACGATGTATATTTTACTAGACTACACAGATGAAGAAAGAAGTGATGAAATTGAAATTATAAACAAG GCACTGGAGGACACGATTGTCATCGCAGGCGCCGTCGTCGGGGCGACTCGCCTCCCAGGCGTGGGCGTGGGGTTGCTGGGGCCTCCCTTCGCACGGCTCCTGAAGCTCAGTTCCGTCAGGAACAACCTGCCTTCAGTGCTGTCGTCGTTGAGTCGCGTGTTCCAGGAATTAACGCCGACAACACA GGGGACGGAAACCCACATGGAGGTCTGTGCTGCACTGGATGCTATCGTAGCCGAGGCAGAGAGGTTCAGTCCTGCGCTGACTTATCCACTCCAG TTGCTTGTTCTGACTTGGCGCCCCGTCCCTCTCATGATGGAGACTTTCAcgtccgccctctctctctcacactccaAATACCTTCGGGCCGTTCAT gttGTTGGAATTGCGTCCGTACTACACCCTGACATAGGAGATGACACGCCCCCAGGCGACGCTGCTGGAGGCGTTTGGGTCACGGGTGCTACCTACACTGCTGATCCATACACGTTCAATGCTCTTTTCAAG TCGTGGCTTAGCGAGAGCAAGGGAACAGAGCCGCACGTTCAACTCATCTTTCCATCATCTCCAGGGGAGGAGCAAGGAGAACCACTGACCC TGCTACTTGACATGCAGGAAATAATGATTGATCCATTGTCGCTCCCAAGTGCTATTGCATCTCGACTGATCGTTCACCAGAACCTATATAGAACAACATCTTCGACACAAG GTAGCAACCTTCCCGTCGTTGAAATGGAAGTCATCAAGAGGGTCAACGCATCAAGCTTTGCAACGGCTCTCATGGGACCTCCTACGTATCTGCTACCGACAGGCGCCACCTCACTTTCCTTCGACAAAATATGGGACAATAAGCTG TACGTCGCAAAAGCGTCTCAGAAATTAGAGGAGAAGAACGAAGCCTTACTCGCCAGGGTTGTAGCGCCACCAGATACTGTGGCTGCCCAAGCGGTAATTTTCCCGGCACCCCATTGCTCAG ctCTTTCGATGATCCACGTGGTACCGTGTGAACTAATGTTGGCCGAGAGACACTTGGAAGGAAGGAACAGCCAGCTCATAGTCCCTGAAAAG GGTGCCACAGCTCGCATTCCACCTACAAATATCTCGGCTGTTAACCATGCTCGAGGCCAACGTGGAGGAAGGGTCACACCTATTCGCCAGGTGCATCCAGCCCTCATGACCCAGCCTTTACCAGCATCCAGGAGTGCAGGACGCTATAACAGAGCCAGTGGAAGGATGGGTCAGAGGGCTTTAAATGCCTTTCAAACGAGCAGAGCCAGACAAGACTGA
- the LOC135210093 gene encoding uncharacterized protein LOC135210093 isoform X1: MATTRQPFSSQSTMYILLDYTDEERSDEIEIINKALEDTIVIAGAVVGATRLPGVGVGLLGPPFARLLKLSSVRNNLPSVLSSLSRVFQELTPTTQGTETHMEVCAALDAIVAEAERFSPALTYPLQLLVLTWRPVPLMMETFTSALSLSHSKYLRAVHVVGIASVLHPDIGDDTPPGDAAGGVWVTGATYTADPYTFNALFKSWLSESKGTEPHVQLIFPSSPGEEQGEPLTLLLDMQEIMIDPLSLPSAIASRLIVHQNLYRTTSSTQGSNLPVVEMEVIKRVNASSFATALMGPPTYLLPTGATSLSFDKIWDNKLYVAKASQKLEEKNEALLARVVAPPDTVAAQAVIFPAPHCSALSMIHVVPCELMLAERHLEGRNSQLIVPEKVINDIEQKLSELEVSELRLEDHTTNLIPSLVHHFTKSARGATARIPPTNISAVNHARGQRGGRVTPIRQVHPALMTQPLPASRSAGRYNRASGRMGQRALNAFQTSRARQD, translated from the exons ATGGCTACCACACGACAACCTTTTTCTTCTCAGTCGACGATGTATATTTTACTAGACTACACAGATGAAGAAAGAAGTGATGAAATTGAAATTATAAACAAG GCACTGGAGGACACGATTGTCATCGCAGGCGCCGTCGTCGGGGCGACTCGCCTCCCAGGCGTGGGCGTGGGGTTGCTGGGGCCTCCCTTCGCACGGCTCCTGAAGCTCAGTTCCGTCAGGAACAACCTGCCTTCAGTGCTGTCGTCGTTGAGTCGCGTGTTCCAGGAATTAACGCCGACAACACA GGGGACGGAAACCCACATGGAGGTCTGTGCTGCACTGGATGCTATCGTAGCCGAGGCAGAGAGGTTCAGTCCTGCGCTGACTTATCCACTCCAG TTGCTTGTTCTGACTTGGCGCCCCGTCCCTCTCATGATGGAGACTTTCAcgtccgccctctctctctcacactccaAATACCTTCGGGCCGTTCAT gttGTTGGAATTGCGTCCGTACTACACCCTGACATAGGAGATGACACGCCCCCAGGCGACGCTGCTGGAGGCGTTTGGGTCACGGGTGCTACCTACACTGCTGATCCATACACGTTCAATGCTCTTTTCAAG TCGTGGCTTAGCGAGAGCAAGGGAACAGAGCCGCACGTTCAACTCATCTTTCCATCATCTCCAGGGGAGGAGCAAGGAGAACCACTGACCC TGCTACTTGACATGCAGGAAATAATGATTGATCCATTGTCGCTCCCAAGTGCTATTGCATCTCGACTGATCGTTCACCAGAACCTATATAGAACAACATCTTCGACACAAG GTAGCAACCTTCCCGTCGTTGAAATGGAAGTCATCAAGAGGGTCAACGCATCAAGCTTTGCAACGGCTCTCATGGGACCTCCTACGTATCTGCTACCGACAGGCGCCACCTCACTTTCCTTCGACAAAATATGGGACAATAAGCTG TACGTCGCAAAAGCGTCTCAGAAATTAGAGGAGAAGAACGAAGCCTTACTCGCCAGGGTTGTAGCGCCACCAGATACTGTGGCTGCCCAAGCGGTAATTTTCCCGGCACCCCATTGCTCAG ctCTTTCGATGATCCACGTGGTACCGTGTGAACTAATGTTGGCCGAGAGACACTTGGAAGGAAGGAACAGCCAGCTCATAGTCCCTGAAAAG GTAATAAACGACATCGAGCAGAAACTATCAGAATTGGAGGTCTCAGAACTCAGGCTAGAAGATCATACAACAAATCTCATTCCTTCTCTGGTTCATCACTTCACTAAGTCAGCGAGG GGTGCCACAGCTCGCATTCCACCTACAAATATCTCGGCTGTTAACCATGCTCGAGGCCAACGTGGAGGAAGGGTCACACCTATTCGCCAGGTGCATCCAGCCCTCATGACCCAGCCTTTACCAGCATCCAGGAGTGCAGGACGCTATAACAGAGCCAGTGGAAGGATGGGTCAGAGGGCTTTAAATGCCTTTCAAACGAGCAGAGCCAGACAAGACTGA